DNA sequence from the Schistocerca serialis cubense isolate TAMUIC-IGC-003099 chromosome 9, iqSchSeri2.2, whole genome shotgun sequence genome:
acaattccgaagactgtaagagctgacaagagcgagaataaacgcacaatcagcttaacagctaatgcatcctagttgctgacaagaataacatacagaagaatgcaaaagaaaatagaagatgttttagatgacgatgagtttggctttaggaaaggtaaaggtaccagagagacgATTCTGACattgcaattgataatggaaggaagaataagacacgttcatagtgtttgtcgacctggaaaaagcgttcgacaatgtaaaatggtgaaagatgttcgaaatgctgagaaaaatagggataagctacacGGGGAGATGGATGTAAGACAGAAATGTagtctactgttcagtctgtacatcaaagaagcaatgacggaaatagaacaaagcttcaggagtggaattagaattcaagttggaaggatatcaatgatacgatacgctgatgacattgctatcctgagtgaaagtgaacaagagttacgagatctgctgaatggaatgaacagtctaatgtgtatagAATATAGtttcagagtacatcgaaaaaagacgaaaataatagaaaatggaagagcgacaaacttaacatcaggactcagcaccactaagtagatgaagttaaggaattctactacctaggtggCAAAATAGCCATTGACGAACGGAGCAAAGAAGACATCAGAAACAGACTAGgactggcaaaaaagggcattcctggtcaagataaatctgctagtatcaaacagtggacttaatatgaggaagaaatttctatggcagtgaaacatgggctgtgggcaAATCGGAACAGAataaaattgaagcatttgagatgagctgctacagatgaatgttgaaaattaggtgggctgttacggtaaggaaggaggaggttctgtgcagaatcggagaggaaaggaatatgtggaaaacactggcaaggagaagggacaggataatagaatatctgttaagacatcacggaataactttaatggtactagagggagctgtagagggcaaaaactgtagagggagacagggactggaatacatccaacaaagagTTGACGATGTAGGGTGCAATTGCTGCTCTGGGATTTAAGGGTGGCACAGAAGAGTAAGTCGTCTTTGGCCGCATCAAACTAATCAGaacactgataactcaaaaaacaaaaagaaagacttAAGGGGAGTAGAGTGGTGTTTCACACAGATGCAGATTATTCGAATTTACCCGAATATACTACACATGAAAGAGGACTTGCTATGCTTGCAACTTAATGCTGATTATAATTTCCTATTGTGTATCTGCTCAGTGGTGGCAGTATTTTACAGTGGTGTAGCAGTTCAATGATGACATCATTTTCCGGTAGTGTAGTAACTCGATAGCCGTATATTGTATAGTGGTGTTGCAACATCTTTCGAGCAGTGTATCATCTTAATGGTTGCCATGTTGCAACCACGTAGCATGTTAGCAGCGGCCAAATTATGCAGTAATGTAGGGTTGCTGTTGTGGCTTGATTTTCATTTGTGCAGCAGAAGAGAGGTGGCAATAATAATCTCTTAAGTAGCAACTCAGTGGTGACAAACATTCTGCAGTCGTGAAACTAATCACTGGTGGTACCAACTCGTGCAGTGTAGCAACTCAATGTGGCAATATTTCGTATTTGTGTAGTAACTGAGTGGCGGTAACATTTTACTCTTAAATAGAAATTCATCAGTGCCAAAATTTTGCAGTAGTCTAGCAACAAAATAAAGTTCACACTTAAATAGCTACACAGCAACCCCTGTTGGCAACATATGTCATATTAACCCAATTGTGTCAATAGTCTCCAGTAAAGTTGAAGTTCAGTAGTATTATCGTTTTGTAGAAGCGTAGCAAATTCATGACGGCACTAACTACATTGAAGAAGCGGCTCACGTGTTAACCATTGCAGTGGCAAGCCAATGTTTGCCACGTTTCGCTGTGATGTTGCAAATCAATCGTGGCAATATTTTGCAATGTTGTTGCAAGTCAGTGGTGACAATATTTTGCAGTGATGTAGACACTCAATGATGCTGATTTATAGCACTGGTTTAGCAAATCAATGGtgacagaatttacacttgtataGCAGCTCAAGGGTGGAAAGAAATCTCGGTGGTGATACAACTCAACTGCGGAAAATGCTGCAGTGGTGTAGCAATGGTTATGCGTTGTTGTAACTTTTTAATGCTGGCGGCAGTGTCCATTGTAATAGCAAGTCAGAGGTGGTAATGTTTTTGTATTGATGTAACGACTCAATAGTGCCCACATTGTGATAGTGTGTAGCAGATCTAGACAGGTAACTTTTTGCAGTGGTTCTGAAATGCAATGCTGGTAGTATGTTGCAGGGGTGTAGCAACGCAATGGTCAAAACAGTTAGTAATTTTGTAGAAATTCAATGGTGACAAAATTTTTTAGTGTTGTGGAAATACAATTTCCACGACTAGTTACAGAGGTAGCAACTAAATCCTGGCAGCGTATTGGAATGTTGCAGCAGCTCAAAGCCGGCATCATTCTGAACTGCTTCACATTCAGTCTATGAATGACAAACGTTTTTTGTATGTTAATAGATTATTGTATTTGTTAATTCGCTTACACATACAATGATATTCAGGTAACCAACATCAGAGCAATTGTTTAACTTTGTTTTGCAATGATAAGCTGGAAGTTTGGCTTAGCAGTCGATTGCAAAGACAAATTAGCAGACCGGTACCCTAAGACGTTACTGTGTTGTAATTTACTTTTAAGGAGACCTCACAGCAATAGGATTTTTGCACGTTACATATTTAAAGTTTGTGAAGGTCACTATTTAAATATCAATAAACCAAAGCATCTCGATGGAACTCTAAAAAATTCTCGAAAAAACCGACTGTTAGAATTTCAGACCATCTTTAATACGCCAGTTTATCCGAAAACCAGCAAGGCTCTGTGATAAAGGGCTTCCTGCCActtggaggaaggggagggggaagatGAGCTTGATTCCTAGGGAACAAAGTTTTGAACGAGCATTTCCACAAGgcgtaaaatacataaaggtgcagaaaattatgttaattttttaatgttaaaaATCTTTCTTAATCTTTTGCAAAAGTTCTGTAATCAAGTATTTGCATTTGCAATGAGAACTGGATTTTtgttcgatatgtaattataaataaaaaGACGTGCCTATTTCATAAAAGTCCAGTTTGGACAAGAGTTAATTACGTTATCTTTGACGGGTTTTAAATTTACATAGTGTACATATTCGGATCGAACagtgaaaaaaacgaaaaaagaataACCAAAAGACACTTTATCCGTTTTTATGTATTGTACGCTTCAGATAAACACTTGTCCCacacgtcctcaattgtttgttgaTGTATTTATACCTCTGTCTTTTCTAACAGCGTTTATCCTCTAGAGCTCCATGTAATGTCAGGGAGGTTTTTCCGTTATGGCTTAACACATATCCTTTCATCCTGTACccacttcttgtcagtgttttcgtatGTTCCTTACTTCACCGTTTCTGCCGAGAAACTCCTCGTTCCTTATCTTGTCGGTCCACCTGATTTTCACCAATCATCTGTAACGCTACAtatcaaacgtttcgattctcttctgttccagttttcgcaTTTATTTATGGGACAAGGAAGACGGTGAACAAGCTAAGGAGTTAGAGGTCTCGGTCCAAACTCAACCACCGGAAACGGGGCTTCAGCAGTCGTGGTAGAATTTGCCAGTATGGAGACCTGTGGGACCAACAACAGCTGCCAATCAATAGCAACCTTCAAGATAACTTTACTACTGGTGATCTTGCTGCAGTTAACAAAGCTGCTGTCAAAACAATCGAATAATGGGCTCTCTACAGAATACGAAGAAAAGTATCCTGCTgcttgttctttttttttcgttaCGTTCCTGTCTCTACTTCACAAATTTTTTTGCTACATATAAATCAcagtatttttattgttattactttcTGCTTCTACTGTACTGAATTTTCTCTGACATGGATAGgttgtatgtaattaatttttgaagtttttaATGGACCAGCAGCATTGTTTCATGTCCTGGACAGGTAAAGTAAATAAAAGTAGAGTATTAAAGATAGTCGGAAATCTACGATGTCTGTTTACTCGGGAATTTTCGAGAGCTGCAGTGATCTGCTCAGCTCGACTGATATTTGTGCCCTGAATTTCACGTACcataaatttaacaaaaattaacaaaagtcCGCCTGCCGTGTGTTCTCCTTGTTAGTGCTTTTGTTACATGGAGTGCCACGTTGCTTTCTGCCTGTAAACCTCGTTGCCCCGCTGCCAAAGTAGCCGGGTATCCCCTATTTTCCTGCTCCCGGCCGCCTTGGGCTTCCGCCGGCAACTGCGCCTGGCGGCCTGGGGAAGCCACCTGGCCGTGGCTGCGGCTGCACGCGACCTCCGCCGAACTGCGGCTCCAGAGGCTTGGGCACGCCACCTGCTCCCTGCTGGGTAACAGTGGGGACGAAGCCGCGGTCGTCGTCGGCCGTGTAAGTGACAGTGAAGGTGATGCCCTCTGGAGACGTCCACGTGTAGCCGCCCTGTAGCGCCACCGACTCCCCGTCAGGCGTCAGTGCTCCAGACTCTTCGTGGGACTGACCGTCGCTCGTCTTGTAGCTGCAAAAGATAAGAAGTTAGTCTGGGTTCAATCTCTCGTGAGAATCGAGTTAATTAGCTACCTAGCTTTCACTCGTATTCTACGTTAAGTGGAAGTTGATAGCAGCATTAGATCCACCTGATGTGTAATTTACGGATACATCGGAAAAGCTGCTCTATCGAGAATACAAGTTCTTAATTACAGCCACATGCATCTTGATTTTGTAATTACAGCATCCCAGTCGCCGGGTTGGTCTCCTCAGAAGCCTGAGCACTGATTTAAACAAAAAAGGACGACCGTGCGACAGCTGAACTCAGTTCTTTCGAACAACAACCAGCTGCTTGCGCATGTTCATTCCGCCATCAGACTTTTTTATTGAATGCTCGTTAGCCTGGTTTCGCCCTACCAAGAATGTTATTCGTGGGCTTGACTTGTAATTCTGTCCTTTATGCCTGATAAAGGCTAGTCCGTGTCTATGTTGCTGGCCTTAAGAGCAGGGGTGAGCTAAGCTCTGCATTCTGACTTACGCCACCATTTCCGGTCCGGCAGCCTCCTTCTTGTAGTCCTCTTGCATCCAGCACGTCCCAGACCTATCGACTCCAGCTCCTCCTAAGTCGTCCAAGCTTGCTTCTTTCTGCTGGGGTCCATGGCCACAccttctaggcgctaaagtctgcaatcgagcgaccgctacggtcacaggttcaaatcctgcctcggtcatggatgtgtgtgatgtccttaggttacttaggtttaattagttctacgttctaggcgactgatgacctcagaagttaagtcgcatagcgcacagagtcatttgaaccattttttgaaccatggcTACGCTTTCTTTGGTCATCGGCTACCGTCTATGCTCTCGGACGTCCTtagcaagatggttcaaatggctctgagcactatgggactcaacttctgaggtcatcagtcccctagaacttagaattacttaaacctaactaacctaaggacatcatacacatccatgcccgaggcaggattcgaacctgcgaccgtagcggtcgcgcagttccagactgtagcgcctagaaccgctcggccactccggccgaccgtcCTTAGCAGTTTAGATGTTACCTCTCATTACCTCTATTATTGATTTATCGACACTCATAGAATCTCTTACGCTGGTATTTTATACATGGTCcagcttgtagaaaccacaacttCGCCTCCAAAAGTCTGTCTCTAGAGCAAGAAAGTTATTTCTGGCGCTTCTCTGTTACTCACGGCTCTGCCCAGTACTTAaaggggagaccacgacgtttggaacgcggatttactgcaaacttcgtacactcgtagtactccatgaggacaacaaaatgtgtaagcagtaatgCGTACTTCTGAAGCGTTATTGAGAAATTCGCAAGATAATTTCCGTCGTCAAATATGTACCTGCACGTACCCATTTTTACCATGCAGCTGCGGCAGCCGAGTGCTTAACGTTCAAGCACCGTAGTCGCTGTATCGGTGGAGCGAGTCCCGAtcgtcaggttttttttttcaacgtagtcattttctttacaatttatattacaattgatataatgggaacaatacgtgtaatcggatgaattttattaaatttacaatgttttttggcagtgtaaaaatttttattatcacaaataatatgatATTCataactttgtttttcatgttttgacGAAAAATACCGTCCTGTAactttgtactcgtaatgtcgaaagcgacgattaattgtacatctttctaaAGCCgtgtgtgccggtcaaaacttacAGGTAACAGGTAGTTTTGGGCTCCTtctaggtataagggatttctcaactcacagacaagcatacattttcagtatcatttcACGCGTTTGGTTTAGTCGATAGttgtgaatattatattatttttgataatgacaatttgtagactgccaattaacattgtaaatttaataatagatcatctgattacacgtattttttcccattatatcaactgtaatataaatagtaaagaaaatgattgtgttgaaaataaaaaaaaagaaactgacgaacgggactcgatccatcgatacaacgattacggggcttgaacgctagcCACTCAGCTGCCGTCCCTTCACGGAGAAAGTGGCCACGCGcaggtatatatacactcctggaaattgaaataagaacaccgtgaattcattgtcccaggaaggggaaactttattgacacattcctggggtcagatacatcacatgatcacactgacagaaccacagacacatagacacaggcaacagagcatgcacaatgtcggcactagtacagtgtatatccacctttcgcagcaatgcaggctgctattctcccatggagacgatcgtagagatgctggatgtagtcctgtggaacggcttgccatgccatttccacctggcgcctcagttggaccagcgttcgtgctggacgtgcagaccgcgtgagacgacgcttcacccagtcccaaacatgctcaatgggggacagatccggaatcttgctggccagggtagttgacttacaccttctagagcacgttgagtggcacgggatacatgcggacgtgcattgtcctgttggaacagcaagttcccttgccggtctaggaatggtagaacgatgggttcgatgacggtttggatgtaccgtgcactattcagtgtcccctcgacgatcaccagcttcattggtgacggttgcgaatgatcctcgccgataccccaggagcaacagtgtccctaatttgctgggaagtggcggtgcggtcccctacggcactgcgtaggatcctacggtcttggcgtgcatccgtgcgtcgctgcggtccggtcccaggtcgacgggcacttgcaccttccgccgaccactggcgacaacatcgatgtactgtggagacctcacgccccacgtgttgagcaattcggcggtacgtccacccggcctcccgcatgcccactatacgccctcgctcaaagtccgtcaactgcacatacgggtcacgtccacgctgtcgcggcatgctaccagtgttaaagactgcgatggaactccgtgtgccacggcaaactggctgacactgacggcggcggtgcacaaatgctgcgcagctaacgccattcaacggccaacaccgcggttcctggtgtgtccgctgtgccgtgcgtgtgatcattgcttgtacagccctctcgcagtgtccggagcaagtatggtgggtctgacacaccggtgtcaatgtgttcttttttccatttccagtagtgtatttgacgaccgaaattatcttgcgactttctcaataacgcttgagaagtacgcgctattgCTTACACATTTAGTAAGCACGACAGAGAAGCGTCGTAAATAAGTTAACTGCCCTAGTTGTTGTATCTTCAAGCTGGACCACGTACAAAATAGCAACGTAAGAGATGCTATGGGTATCGATAAATCAATAACAGATGCCATGAGAGGAAACATCTAAACTGCTAAGGAAGTCAGAAAGCATGAACCGTAGCCGATGACCAAGGAAAGTGTGACCATGGACCCCAGCAGAAAGAAGCAAGCGTGGGCGACTTAGGAGGATATGGAGTCGACAGGTCTAGGACGTGTTGGATGCCAGAGGACTACAAGAAGGAGGCTGGCGAACCGGAAGACGTGGAAAACGGGAAGCGGGAATCGTCGCCATCCGTAGAATACTCGCAAGATGCAAGATGGGGACGATGGACAGAACAACTCAAGCTTCACAAGTGTTAAGAGAAGCCCAAACCACCTATAAAATGAGGAAAAAGAAGATGCCTTTCCTAGCAATAAGCATCTTGTAcaagaaacaaaaacggaaaatgatTCCCCTcgtctatgccccacctgcttccccatccactgtctgcaagaaatgacgtacactaccatttctaggtcaggtatcacagattgtagccaaagcagtGAAATCCCGCAAGTAGAGGCTTTCCTGCTATGTGAGGAAtacgacagcccagtgtgtttttaataccaaagacaagatccagttattagccaacagtgggctatacaaaatcacctgttctggttgtgacaaattttacatggtcagtcaggcagagacatattaAATAGGCCGGCTGAACATggacgcagctggaggttgcagaattcagactctgcatttgctgagcacgtactgagtgagggtcacaactaccagccagtgtcccatgtatgtcacttagcaaacaaaggccattaACGCAACCTGCTGGAATCCCTGGAAATccacaaacatcttgctcacagtcctgatctaatcctaaatgaccagacacaactcaacacttcccctctcctaaacttcatataatcatctttgttgttcattacttcccacactctctcttcctacatattcccattttcctgtattcatttagTTGTTTTGTTTtgatgaagttgtctttgtattccatatagagtgtagtttcaatagttaaggctttcttttaactggtacttgtattactgtccatatttgacaccccttgtagttgtcgcatcaaataatgttcatattttactttgctcatttatttaatgaaaactgttacacagccgctgctttgattataatgttaatgttaaaatgcagtaccacaacactctcaaactgtaggttccctcaaacacctccattttccttcatttatttatttctgtgtatcttattgatattgcttaagttccttatgtattctgtagttacattgataattgtctcttcttttagttggtttgtgtatcactctaaatgtttcatacctcctgatgtagccttgtctagtactaattttatttgattgtgttagttttgtttattaatagaaactgtcttGTAGGAAATTATTCCTATGTTGTGCTAAAGTTTTCCTGTCtattccattgttatttatgtactgctcattttttactttttcattgcaaagatgttacttactgtatgtttctacttcagtctagacgggttactttgttgtgtctagacacaatgagaggaagccgaaaggcacgcgctttaaCTCATTCAGGGTGGCGTGAggtttgaaacaggatacgtaatgaatgctataaagaaaagtacgtagcttctggaatacttaactttaatccataattgtagaacatcgctcttgatgatacagaagtataatagcaatatAACGAAgaataacggcgccttgctaggtcgtagcaaatgacttagctgaaggctatgctaactatcgtctcggctaatgagagcgtaattgtcagtaatccatctcaggcaaagtcggctgtacaactgggcgagtgctagtacgtctctctagacctgccgtgtggtggcgctcggtgtgccatcactgacagtggcgacacgcgggtccgacgtatactaatggacggcggccgatttaaaggataccacctagcaagtgtggtgtctggcggtgacaccacatacttctcttccaatgttgtttgcaaacgttTTAACTTCTtcggtgataatactcagtaaatgtctcaagatggccttgtaagccaaacaccggctaacaataaaagtaatattgtagaacaaaagcaaactggtcttTTCATTTACTAtactgttgttctaccaagaaccgacggaagattctgttaacatgataATTGATACCATTAATGTACTGTGTATTGCTACTGTAACTGCTCTGTGGGCACTTTAACGGATTGCAGACCTTACACTATGCCTGTAGATTCTTTtatgactggtgctgccatctcttgGTTCATTAAATTACACCCTACACTGACCCACTGAGACAATTTCAATCACTTCACGATGTCTGACACAGAAAACACTGACAGTCGCgattagttctacatctacatttacatctacatttatactccgcaagccacccaacggtgtgtggcggagggcactttacgtgccactgtcattacctccctttcctgttccagtcgcctatggttcgcgggaagaacgactgtctgaaagcctccgtgcgcgctctaatctctctaattttacattggtgatctcctcgggaggtataagtagggggaagcaatatattcgatacctcatccagaaacgcaccctctcgaaacctggcgagcaatctacaccgcgatgcagagcgcctctcttgcagagtctgccacttgagtttattaaacatctccgtaacgctatcacggttacaaaattaccctgtgacgaaacgcgccgctcttctttggctcttctctatctcctccgtcaaaccgatctggtacggatcccatactgatgagcaatactcaagtataggtcgaatgagtgttttgtaagccacctcctttgttgatggactacattttctaagcactctcccaatgaatctcaacctggtacccgccttaccaacaattaattttatatgatcattccacttcaaatcgttccgcacgcatactcccagatattttacagaagtaactgctaccagtgtttgttccgctatcatataaacatacaataaaggatccttctttctatgtattcgcaatacattacatttgtctatattaagggacagttgccactccctgcaccaagtgcctattcgccgcagatcttcctgcatttcgctacaattttctaatactgcaacttctctgtatactacagcatcatccgcgaaaagccgcatggagcttccgacactatctactaggtcatctaggtcatttatatatattgtgaaaagcaatggtcccataacactcccctgtggcacaccaggggttactttaacgtctgtagacgtctctccattgataacaacatgcagtgttctgtttgctaaaaactcttcaatccagccacacagctggtctgatattccgtaggctcttactttgtttatcaggcgacagtgcggaactgtatcgaacgccttccggaagtcaagaaaaatagcatctacctgggagcctgtatctaatattttctgggtctcatgaacaaataaagcgagttgggtctcacacgatcgctgtttccggaatccatgttgattcctacatagtagattctgggtttccaaaaacgacatgatactcgagcaaaaacatgttctaaaattctacaacagatcgacgtcagagatataggtctatagttttgcgcatctgctcgacgacccttcttaaagactgggactacctgtgctcttttcaaatcatttggaaccctccgttcctctagagatttgcggtacacggctgttagaaggggggcaatttctttcgcgtaccctgtgtagaatcgaattggtatcccgtcagttccagtggactttcctctattgagtgattccagttgcttttctattccttggacacttatttcgatgtcagccattttttcgtttgtgcgaggatttagagaaggaactgcagtgctgtcttcctctgtgaaacagctttggaaaaaggtgtttagtatttcagctttacgcgtgtcatcctctgtttcaatgccatcatcatcccggagtgtctggatatgttgtttcgagccacttactgatttaacgtaagaccagaacttcctaggattttctgtcaagtcggtacatagaattttactttcgaatacactgaacgcttcacgcatagccttccttacgctaactttgacatcgtttagcttctgtttgtctgagaggttttggctgcgtttaaacttggagtgaagctctctttgcttttgcagtagtttcctaactttgttgttgtaccacggtgggtttttcccgtccctcacagttttactcggcacgtacctgtctaaaacgcattttacgattgcctcgaactttttccataaacactcaacattgtcagtgtcggaacagaaattttcgttttgatctgttaggtagtctaaaatctgccttctattactcttgctaaacagataaaccttcctccctttttttatattcctattaacttccatattcagggatgttgc
Encoded proteins:
- the LOC126418554 gene encoding flexible cuticle protein 12-like, with the translated sequence MGPSTFILGVLMLKAVSVASKPQIKPEEVVILEQENNFNGVDPWRWSYKTSDGQSHEESGALTPDGESVALQGGYTWTSPEGITFTVTYTADDDRGFVPTVTQQGAGGVPKPLEPQFGGGRVQPQPRPGGFPRPPGAVAGGSPRRPGAGK